Proteins from one Staphylococcus saprophyticus subsp. saprophyticus ATCC 15305 = NCTC 7292 genomic window:
- a CDS encoding arylamine N-acetyltransferase family protein: MTDFKPLEDYLNINTENYRDNDLTTINHYIYQYVINVPFENINVQNKQPIALDDEAMIYKIVSEHRGGYCYEQNRLFHSWITSKGFDAYMISATINTGNGWAMAGSHMALIVQINQEKYLVDVGYADVPKQAMPLKNETEVIEDVNGKFQASWIDTQTIDMSKYKDEAWEIQYRAIDKAQAIMDFDEAIHFNQYDAHSIFVKKLIVSKAKLYGRVTLSNNHLTITDHGEKEKIPVTQSNYQTLLKAYFGIENIKLRPFE; this comes from the coding sequence ATGACCGATTTTAAACCATTAGAAGATTACTTAAATATTAATACAGAAAATTATCGTGACAATGATTTAACAACAATAAATCATTATATATATCAATATGTTATTAATGTACCTTTTGAAAATATCAATGTGCAAAATAAACAACCGATTGCTTTAGACGATGAGGCGATGATTTATAAAATTGTTTCAGAGCACAGAGGTGGTTATTGTTACGAACAGAATCGTTTGTTCCATAGTTGGATAACGTCCAAAGGGTTTGATGCTTATATGATATCAGCAACAATCAATACGGGTAATGGGTGGGCCATGGCCGGTTCTCATATGGCATTAATTGTACAAATAAATCAAGAAAAATATTTAGTGGATGTGGGTTATGCCGATGTACCTAAACAAGCGATGCCATTAAAAAATGAAACGGAAGTGATTGAGGATGTGAATGGAAAATTTCAAGCGTCGTGGATTGATACGCAAACGATTGATATGAGCAAATATAAAGATGAGGCTTGGGAAATTCAATATCGCGCGATTGACAAAGCGCAAGCAATCATGGATTTCGATGAAGCGATTCATTTTAATCAGTATGATGCGCATTCTATATTTGTAAAAAAATTAATTGTTAGTAAAGCAAAGTTGTATGGACGCGTAACATTATCTAATAATCATTTAACGATTACGGATCATGGTGAAAAAGAAAAAATTCCTGTAACACAAAGTAATTATCAGACACTATTAAAAGCATATTTTGGTATAGAAAATATAAAATTACGACCTTTTGAATAA
- the ilvD gene encoding dihydroxy-acid dehydratase yields MTKEHSEQQKDLRIRSKVISEGVSRTPNRAYLRALGFEDEDFQKPMIGVASTWSEVTPCNMHIDGLARASKQGISEAGASPLIFNTITVSDGISMGTDGMRFSLPSREIIADSIESVVSAENLDALVAIGGCDKNMPGCMIGIARLNLPAVFVYGGTILPGKLDGKDLDAVSAFEGVGQYNNGEIDKEALHKVECAACPGAGACGGMFTANTMSSAIEAMGMSLPGSASHPAVSTNKSKDSRAAGKAVYKLLEKGIYPKDIMTKEAFENAITVVMALGGSTNAILHLLAIAHTIEVDLTLDDFEKIRKRVPHIADLRPSGKYVMAHLDEVGGIPAVMKLLHDKGLIHGDCLTVTGKTVAENLEQQPDLTDNKSIIDFDNPKHATGPLVILKGNLAPEGAVAKISGLSVTYIKGPARVFDSESKATKAILNDEIKPGDVVVIRYAGPKGAPGMPEMLSASSILVGKGLGESVALLTDGRFSGGSHGLVIGHAAPESQVGGPMALLEENDTITIDAEKLEISFDVSDEELERRNKQWQAPPLKANRGTLAKYAKLVSSASKGAITD; encoded by the coding sequence TTGACTAAAGAACACAGCGAACAACAAAAAGATTTACGTATTCGCAGCAAAGTAATTAGTGAAGGTGTCAGTCGTACACCCAATCGAGCTTATTTACGGGCACTCGGCTTTGAAGATGAAGATTTTCAAAAACCAATGATTGGTGTTGCAAGTACTTGGAGTGAAGTCACGCCATGTAATATGCATATTGATGGTTTAGCTCGTGCTTCAAAACAAGGCATTAGTGAGGCAGGTGCTTCGCCACTTATTTTCAATACCATTACAGTATCAGATGGTATTTCAATGGGAACAGACGGTATGCGCTTCTCTTTACCAAGTCGTGAAATTATCGCGGATTCTATAGAATCAGTTGTCAGTGCTGAAAATTTAGATGCACTTGTCGCTATTGGTGGTTGTGACAAAAACATGCCGGGATGTATGATTGGTATCGCTCGTCTTAATTTACCAGCTGTCTTTGTTTATGGCGGCACAATATTGCCTGGGAAATTGGATGGTAAAGATTTAGATGCTGTTTCTGCCTTTGAAGGCGTCGGACAGTATAATAATGGCGAAATAGATAAAGAGGCACTTCACAAAGTAGAATGTGCCGCTTGTCCAGGGGCCGGTGCTTGTGGTGGTATGTTCACTGCCAATACGATGTCATCTGCTATTGAGGCCATGGGCATGAGTTTACCAGGAAGTGCTTCGCATCCAGCAGTTTCTACAAATAAATCCAAAGACAGCAGAGCAGCAGGTAAAGCCGTTTATAAACTATTAGAAAAAGGCATCTATCCAAAAGATATTATGACTAAAGAAGCATTTGAAAATGCAATTACTGTAGTCATGGCACTTGGAGGATCTACCAATGCAATTTTACATTTACTTGCTATTGCACATACAATCGAAGTCGATTTAACACTTGATGATTTCGAAAAAATTCGTAAGCGTGTCCCACATATCGCTGACTTGAGACCAAGTGGTAAATATGTCATGGCACATCTTGATGAAGTCGGTGGTATTCCAGCAGTTATGAAATTATTACATGACAAAGGCTTAATCCATGGAGATTGCTTGACCGTAACTGGCAAGACTGTTGCTGAAAACCTTGAACAACAACCTGACCTAACCGATAATAAATCTATCATTGATTTTGACAATCCAAAACATGCTACTGGACCGCTTGTTATCTTGAAAGGAAATCTTGCCCCAGAAGGCGCCGTTGCAAAAATCTCAGGTCTGAGCGTAACTTATATCAAAGGACCCGCACGCGTATTTGATTCCGAATCTAAGGCTACCAAAGCCATCTTAAATGACGAAATCAAACCAGGTGACGTGGTCGTTATTCGATATGCTGGCCCTAAAGGTGCACCTGGCATGCCTGAAATGCTATCTGCATCATCCATTCTTGTGGGTAAGGGATTAGGTGAATCTGTAGCGTTACTCACAGATGGCCGTTTCTCTGGCGGTTCTCATGGTCTTGTTATCGGACACGCAGCGCCAGAATCACAAGTTGGCGGTCCGATGGCATTATTAGAAGAAAACGACACGATTACCATTGACGCAGAAAAACTTGAAATTAGTTTTGATGTATCAGACGAAGAACTTGAGCGTCGTAACAAACAATGGCAAGCACCACCTTTAAAAGCCAATCGAGGTACGCTAGCTAAGTATGCTAAGCTTGTGTCATCCGCTTCAAAAGGAGCTATCACAGACTAA
- a CDS encoding GNAT family N-acetyltransferase — MIPFSKGELAVINDAIIDEIYYWKYEEKLQAAKKWNGPYINEPKIDKSTFFERTKQGRYIYPNVESTLAIMADGQFIGTVGSYWVDKNTNWLEIGIVIYDTKFWESGIGSEVFKLWVDYLFEQNFVHRLGISTWSGNKRMIKLAMRVGMKEEACIRQARIVEGHLYDAIKMGILREEWANVND; from the coding sequence ATGATTCCATTTTCAAAAGGTGAATTAGCAGTCATAAACGATGCTATAATTGATGAAATTTATTATTGGAAGTATGAAGAAAAGCTACAAGCAGCTAAAAAATGGAATGGACCGTATATTAATGAACCCAAAATAGATAAATCTACATTTTTTGAGCGAACGAAACAAGGGCGTTACATTTATCCAAATGTAGAAAGTACGTTAGCTATTATGGCTGATGGTCAATTTATAGGTACAGTTGGATCGTACTGGGTGGATAAAAATACAAATTGGTTAGAAATAGGTATTGTCATCTATGATACAAAGTTTTGGGAAAGTGGTATTGGTTCTGAAGTATTTAAATTGTGGGTAGATTATTTATTTGAACAGAACTTTGTACATCGACTTGGTATTTCCACTTGGTCTGGTAATAAACGGATGATAAAACTTGCAATGAGGGTAGGTATGAAAGAAGAAGCTTGTATTCGCCAAGCAAGAATTGTAGAAGGCCACTTATATGATGCGATTAAAATGGGCATACTGCGTGAAGAATGGGCAAACGTAAATGATTAA
- a CDS encoding sodium-dependent transporter — protein MMNKQSQWKSSTGFILASAGSAIGLGAMWKFPYMAGIYGGGAFLLMFLVFTIFVGLPLLIMEFTVGKMGRTYTTKIYEKLTKKRWLNVIGWNGNLAVFILFGFYSVIGGWIVIYIINVAFQILTFSNDQLGSIAFETIIGNPWLTITGQGIFILLTMIIVMMGVEKGLEKASKFMMPLLFIFLIVIVIKSFSLEGSMEGLKFILEPRLEDISMEGVLFALGQSFFTLSLGTTGMITYASYASKEMTIKTSAVSIVAMNILVSVLAGMAIFPAIAAFGYSPTEGPGLLFKVLPKVFDQMAFGQGFYLIFLILFLFAALTSSISLLELNVSNFTKNDNSKRKPVAFYASLLVFMISIPATLSFSSLSGIQFGAGSIFDNMDFLVINILMPLGALGTTLVVGQVLNKDDLKAHFGKDKFKLFMPWYYLVKFILPVIIVLIFIAQFI, from the coding sequence ATAATGAATAAACAATCACAATGGAAATCCTCGACAGGATTTATTTTAGCAAGTGCTGGCTCTGCTATCGGACTAGGAGCTATGTGGAAATTCCCATATATGGCTGGCATATATGGTGGTGGTGCGTTTTTACTAATGTTTCTAGTATTTACGATATTTGTAGGATTGCCACTACTTATAATGGAATTTACTGTAGGTAAAATGGGGAGAACCTACACAACTAAAATATATGAAAAATTAACGAAAAAGCGTTGGCTTAATGTCATTGGCTGGAACGGTAATTTAGCAGTATTTATATTATTTGGTTTTTATAGTGTCATTGGTGGCTGGATCGTTATATATATCATCAATGTAGCGTTTCAAATATTAACTTTTAGTAATGATCAATTAGGAAGTATAGCATTTGAGACGATTATAGGAAATCCTTGGTTAACCATTACAGGTCAAGGTATCTTCATTTTATTAACAATGATTATTGTTATGATGGGTGTCGAAAAAGGCTTAGAGAAAGCATCTAAATTTATGATGCCATTACTGTTTATCTTTTTAATTGTGATTGTGATTAAATCATTTTCTTTAGAGGGTTCAATGGAAGGCTTGAAGTTTATCTTAGAACCACGTTTAGAAGATATATCCATGGAAGGTGTCTTATTTGCACTTGGACAATCATTCTTCACTTTATCTTTAGGAACAACGGGCATGATTACTTATGCCAGTTATGCTTCGAAAGAAATGACTATTAAGACTTCTGCAGTTTCAATTGTTGCTATGAACATTTTGGTGTCGGTATTAGCAGGAATGGCGATATTCCCAGCAATCGCTGCATTTGGTTACAGTCCAACTGAAGGTCCTGGCTTATTATTCAAAGTATTACCCAAAGTATTTGATCAGATGGCTTTTGGACAAGGATTCTATTTAATTTTTCTAATTTTATTCTTGTTTGCAGCACTGACTTCTTCTATATCATTACTTGAATTAAACGTCTCAAACTTTACTAAAAATGATAATTCAAAACGTAAACCTGTTGCTTTTTATGCTAGTTTATTAGTGTTTATGATTAGTATACCTGCTACATTGTCATTTAGTAGTTTAAGTGGTATTCAATTTGGCGCAGGTTCAATATTTGATAATATGGATTTTTTAGTTATTAACATATTAATGCCTTTAGGTGCATTAGGGACAACGTTAGTGGTAGGACAAGTGCTAAACAAAGATGATTTAAAAGCCCATTTTGGAAAAGATAAATTTAAATTATTTATGCCGTGGTATTATCTAGTGAAATTTATTTTACCGGTCATCATCGTACTAATATTTATTGCTCAATTTATCTAA
- the brnQ gene encoding branched-chain amino acid transport system II carrier protein: protein MNKLILISGLMLFSFFFGAGNLIFPPMLGYTAQENMWVSMTGFAITGILLPYITVIVVAYMNGGVESIGNKVHPIFGTVFAICIYLSIGALYGIPRAANVAYEIGTNHVLPVHNHFTLIIFSLIFFLVVYLIALYPNRIIDNLGKYLTPILIIIIAVLCILVIINPEGSIGQASGEYAQTPIVSGILEGYFTMDLVAALAFSVVIVQMFKMSGVNDHKTLVKNVIKSGLISAILLLIIYFALAYVGATTSHEGFKDGTGILTFNSLRVFGSIGNLLFGVIVILACLTTCIGLVNACAAFAMKKLPKISYKMFVLIFSLLGFLVSTLGLELILQIAVPLLTFIYPTSIVLVLISLVSIFIPFEMKYAFILPTLMTLFISLLQIFNDFNLFQPLISLYKVLPLSDIQLSWLLPFIILLFIGLIIDYFLKNKTVSTS, encoded by the coding sequence ATGAATAAACTCATACTAATTTCTGGTCTTATGTTATTTTCATTTTTCTTCGGGGCCGGAAATTTAATATTTCCACCTATGTTAGGTTATACAGCTCAAGAAAATATGTGGGTTTCTATGACTGGATTCGCTATTACAGGTATTTTACTTCCTTACATAACTGTAATCGTTGTGGCATATATGAACGGTGGCGTTGAAAGTATTGGGAATAAAGTACACCCAATCTTTGGTACTGTTTTTGCTATCTGTATTTATTTATCTATTGGAGCACTTTATGGTATTCCAAGGGCGGCTAACGTTGCCTATGAAATCGGAACCAACCATGTTTTACCGGTACATAATCATTTCACTTTAATTATATTCTCGCTTATCTTTTTCCTAGTTGTTTATCTAATTGCGCTTTATCCAAATCGTATTATTGATAACCTTGGAAAATATTTAACGCCGATATTAATTATTATTATTGCAGTCTTATGTATATTAGTAATCATTAATCCTGAAGGTTCAATCGGACAAGCGAGTGGCGAATATGCTCAAACACCTATCGTGTCAGGTATTTTAGAAGGTTACTTCACCATGGATTTAGTAGCGGCATTAGCCTTTTCCGTAGTCATCGTTCAAATGTTTAAAATGAGCGGTGTAAACGATCATAAGACGCTTGTAAAAAATGTAATTAAATCCGGACTGATTTCAGCCATATTATTATTAATTATCTATTTTGCACTGGCGTATGTGGGTGCGACTACAAGTCATGAAGGCTTTAAAGATGGAACTGGTATATTAACATTCAATTCGTTACGCGTATTTGGTTCAATCGGAAACTTATTGTTTGGCGTTATCGTTATCTTGGCATGTTTAACAACATGTATTGGTTTAGTTAATGCTTGCGCAGCTTTTGCTATGAAGAAATTACCAAAAATATCCTACAAGATGTTTGTTTTAATCTTTTCTTTATTAGGCTTTTTAGTTTCAACATTAGGCTTAGAATTGATTTTACAAATCGCTGTGCCACTCTTAACATTTATTTATCCAACATCGATTGTATTAGTCCTTATATCATTGGTAAGTATTTTCATCCCATTTGAGATGAAATATGCATTTATATTACCAACACTTATGACACTATTCATTTCGTTGTTACAAATATTTAATGATTTTAACCTGTTCCAACCATTAATTTCATTATATAAAGTGCTACCATTATCAGATATACAATTAAGCTGGTTACTTCCATTCATTATTTTATTATTTATTGGATTAATCATTGATTATTTCTTAAAAAATAAAACCGTCAGTACATCTTAA
- a CDS encoding iron chaperone, which yields MDTFNTFLETIDNDKHKATLSEVLNWIADTFPNLKTTIKWNQPMFTDHGTFIIGFSVAKQHFSIAPEAKALKEYTQQIEAAGYSQTSNLFRIKWSQDVNYTLLKSIIQYNIDDKSHCDTFWRP from the coding sequence ATGGATACATTCAATACATTTTTAGAAACAATTGATAACGACAAACACAAAGCAACATTGTCTGAAGTTTTGAACTGGATTGCAGATACGTTTCCTAACTTAAAAACAACAATAAAATGGAATCAACCTATGTTTACGGATCACGGCACATTTATCATTGGATTTAGCGTTGCGAAACAACATTTTTCAATCGCTCCCGAAGCTAAAGCTTTAAAGGAATATACACAACAAATTGAGGCAGCTGGTTACTCGCAGACCAGCAACCTTTTTCGAATAAAATGGAGTCAAGACGTAAATTACACGTTATTAAAATCTATAATTCAATACAATATAGATGATAAATCCCATTGTGATACATTCTGGAGACCATAA
- a CDS encoding alpha/beta hydrolase has translation MINVKAPNPIFLEHEASEKAILLLHSFTGTVRDVKLLATKLHEAGFTCYVPAYKGHGLMLDELMAFDVDDWLADATAGYQFLKDKGYSEISVCGISLGGILSLKLAESKEISSIAIMSTPYRKSDAGLSGRLEVYGQRMGSLVGLEQANIDQQLAEIENYSPQLYKFQLLVENVMAHLKDITEPIAIKYGEQDDDAYETSARYIYDRIQHEDKEMKGYGPSKHLMTYGEGHLEVEQDIIAFFEDY, from the coding sequence ATGATAAATGTGAAGGCACCGAATCCAATATTTTTGGAACATGAAGCGTCTGAAAAGGCGATATTATTGCTTCATTCTTTTACAGGAACCGTACGAGATGTAAAACTATTAGCAACAAAATTACATGAAGCGGGATTTACCTGTTATGTACCAGCATACAAAGGACATGGTTTAATGCTTGATGAATTAATGGCATTTGATGTTGATGATTGGTTAGCAGATGCAACGGCCGGTTACCAATTTTTAAAAGATAAAGGATATTCAGAAATTAGTGTGTGCGGTATTTCGCTAGGTGGTATCTTGTCATTGAAATTGGCAGAAAGCAAAGAGATAAGTTCAATAGCGATTATGTCTACACCTTATAGAAAAAGTGATGCGGGTCTTTCGGGTAGACTTGAAGTTTATGGACAGCGTATGGGGAGTTTAGTTGGTCTTGAACAAGCAAATATTGACCAACAGTTGGCTGAAATTGAAAATTATAGTCCTCAGCTATATAAGTTTCAATTATTGGTAGAAAATGTCATGGCGCATTTAAAAGATATTACTGAACCGATTGCAATTAAATATGGCGAGCAAGATGATGATGCTTATGAAACGAGTGCACGTTATATTTATGATCGCATCCAACATGAAGACAAAGAAATGAAAGGCTATGGCCCGTCTAAACATTTGATGACTTATGGTGAGGGTCATCTCGAAGTAGAACAAGACATCATCGCATTTTTTGAAGATTATTAG
- a CDS encoding poly-gamma-glutamate hydrolase family protein — MSFQNNKLRLFIKIYNFRLSVITILLMLLLIIFSPDLRAEDTYQSMTDLMDNTNEGTDWELSYNDNNSDTLIGAIHGGNIEAGTSEAAKLTANKGAYRYYAFEGIRPSDNSDLHVTSTNFDEPIIESMQQKVSSSVMIHGADGNDATIYIGGKDETLKDSIENELTENGFNVEVSPSHLEGEYSQNIANKNAENAGVQLELTTGLRQSFFNNQDLSFNSRSDQSNWSMTLYDFAQALKDAIEAK, encoded by the coding sequence ATGTCTTTTCAAAATAATAAATTACGCTTATTCATCAAAATTTACAATTTCCGTCTCTCTGTTATAACTATCTTGTTAATGTTGCTTTTAATTATTTTCTCTCCAGATTTAAGAGCTGAAGATACTTATCAGTCTATGACTGACTTAATGGATAATACAAACGAAGGTACAGATTGGGAACTCAGTTATAACGATAATAATAGTGACACACTTATCGGTGCTATTCACGGTGGTAACATTGAAGCTGGAACTTCTGAAGCCGCAAAATTAACTGCGAATAAAGGCGCATATCGCTACTATGCGTTTGAAGGTATTCGACCATCAGACAATTCTGATCTCCATGTAACTTCCACAAATTTTGATGAACCTATCATTGAATCAATGCAACAAAAGGTTTCCAGTTCTGTAATGATTCACGGGGCAGATGGTAATGATGCCACAATATACATTGGGGGCAAAGATGAAACACTTAAAGATTCAATTGAAAATGAACTAACTGAAAATGGCTTTAATGTAGAGGTATCTCCTAGTCATCTAGAAGGTGAATACAGCCAAAACATTGCCAATAAGAACGCTGAAAATGCAGGTGTACAGTTAGAATTGACTACAGGTTTACGTCAATCTTTCTTTAATAACCAAGATTTATCATTTAATTCGCGTTCTGATCAAAGTAATTGGAGTATGACCCTATATGATTTTGCTCAGGCCCTTAAGGACGCGATTGAAGCAAAATAA
- a CDS encoding CynX/NimT family MFS transporter: MIHEIKEAMSINDSIAGFLTTIPLIIFAIVSPLVSKVTTRLTMSYTLLYSTLLLIVALILRIMGDFNVFIIGTILLGVAIAFGNVVLPSYVKWYFPMQIGLMTGIYSGTMNFTAGLGGGLSHPLSEMTLLGFRLSLVFWVILGLAAITLWLLTVRSGSNLEARTIENAELNKNKKLNMIKSKIAWMVALTMGFQSMIFYTMVAWVPSILMDRGIDPNTAGYLLMLNQFAQVPMTFIFPVIAAKLKNQRILVIIVTLLFLIGFGLIFAQSLPVLIMGMVIVGLAMGACFSLCMTFFSIRARTSNGSISLSGFGQSVGYFIAAFGPFLIGLLHDLTNSWDIVIIAFIMMSILVFIFGFAAAKNRVVEEET, translated from the coding sequence GTGATTCATGAAATTAAAGAAGCGATGTCAATCAACGATAGTATCGCAGGTTTTCTAACAACGATTCCACTCATTATATTTGCAATCGTTTCACCCTTAGTATCTAAAGTTACAACACGTTTGACCATGTCCTATACATTACTTTACTCGACGTTATTGTTAATTGTAGCTTTAATATTACGTATTATGGGTGACTTTAATGTGTTTATTATCGGTACTATTTTATTAGGGGTTGCCATTGCATTTGGAAATGTTGTCCTACCGAGTTATGTAAAGTGGTACTTCCCAATGCAGATAGGACTTATGACTGGCATTTATAGTGGGACAATGAATTTTACTGCAGGATTGGGCGGAGGGTTGAGTCATCCTTTATCTGAAATGACGCTATTAGGATTCAGATTGTCGTTAGTGTTTTGGGTCATATTAGGGCTGGCTGCAATAACGCTTTGGCTATTAACCGTGCGCAGTGGATCGAATCTCGAAGCAAGAACGATTGAAAATGCTGAATTAAACAAAAATAAAAAATTAAATATGATAAAATCTAAAATCGCATGGATGGTTGCATTAACGATGGGATTTCAGTCAATGATTTTTTATACGATGGTCGCATGGGTGCCCTCTATTTTGATGGACAGAGGTATAGATCCTAATACTGCAGGTTATTTATTGATGTTGAATCAATTTGCGCAAGTACCAATGACATTTATATTTCCAGTAATAGCTGCGAAATTAAAAAATCAACGTATTTTAGTGATTATTGTCACATTGCTCTTTTTAATAGGATTTGGATTAATTTTTGCACAATCCTTACCAGTACTTATTATGGGTATGGTTATTGTAGGTTTAGCAATGGGGGCATGTTTTAGCTTATGTATGACTTTCTTTTCAATACGTGCTCGTACTAGCAATGGTAGTATTTCGTTGTCTGGCTTTGGACAGTCTGTTGGTTATTTCATAGCTGCATTTGGTCCATTTTTGATTGGATTGCTTCATGACCTTACAAACAGCTGGGACATTGTCATTATTGCATTTATTATGATGTCTATTTTAGTTTTCATTTTTGGGTTCGCAGCCGCTAAAAATAGAGTGGTGGAAGAAGAAACTTAA
- a CDS encoding GrpB family protein: MKIDVQSHQKQWIMQFENEKQKILSILGDEVIEIHHIGSTSVPGLKAKPIIDILPVVQDINKIDHFNEAMANIGYKALGENGITGRRFFKKGENPRTHHVHAFQQENHYEINRHLAVRDYLRTNVAVAHAYGELKVALAHQFPYDIEGYCDGKDAFVKRLESQALEWYLK; encoded by the coding sequence ATGAAAATAGATGTTCAATCACATCAAAAGCAATGGATAATGCAATTTGAAAATGAAAAGCAAAAAATCCTTTCAATATTGGGTGATGAAGTTATTGAAATACATCATATTGGTAGTACGTCAGTTCCTGGCTTAAAGGCAAAGCCTATTATAGATATATTGCCTGTTGTACAAGATATAAATAAAATAGATCATTTTAATGAAGCAATGGCAAATATAGGTTATAAGGCATTAGGAGAAAATGGGATAACAGGGAGACGCTTTTTTAAAAAAGGAGAAAATCCTCGAACACATCATGTGCATGCATTTCAACAAGAAAATCATTATGAAATTAATCGTCATTTGGCAGTTAGAGACTATTTAAGAACAAATGTGGCAGTTGCACATGCATATGGAGAATTAAAAGTAGCGTTAGCACACCAGTTTCCATATGATATAGAAGGATATTGTGACGGAAAAGATGCATTTGTAAAACGGCTGGAAAGCCAAGCACTTGAATGGTATCTTAAATAA
- a CDS encoding MDR family MFS transporter, with translation MSEITISNKKRNTIILVMLSSAFVAMLNQTLLNTALPAIISGLEITETTAQWLITGFMLVNGIMIPMTAFLMDRFHTRSLYIFSMSAFLIGSIIAAFSPSFGLLMFARVIQAIGAGILLPLMQFTVFTLFPSEKRGFAMGLTGIVAQSAPAIGPTLTGFLIDTFSWRAPFIVVAAIAIIAFIIGIIFVESNNETKRTELDKTSVMYSTFGFGLMLYGFSSAGNLGFSSPIVIISLILGIIIVGIFVMRQIRIDNPLLNMRVFANRTFSLSAFASMVLFIGIVGPALLIPMYIQTGLGLSAILSGLVILPGAIVNAFMSVYTGKIYDKYGLKILAVPGFIILIIMTILHCFLTTDTPYWYVVIIYAIRMFAVALIIMPLNTIGINALEAKNISHGTAIINSLRIIAGAIGTAVMITILTIVRSNYTEHVSGSQSKTEIMQHATVLGINAAFAFTAILMIIGFVLTLMIRTKKETINSREI, from the coding sequence ATGTCGGAAATTACAATATCAAATAAGAAACGAAATACTATTATTTTAGTTATGCTCAGCAGTGCTTTTGTCGCGATGCTCAACCAAACATTGCTCAACACTGCACTTCCTGCCATTATTTCAGGTCTTGAAATCACTGAAACAACTGCTCAATGGCTCATTACAGGATTCATGCTTGTTAACGGAATTATGATTCCTATGACTGCATTCCTTATGGATCGGTTTCATACAAGATCACTTTATATTTTTTCAATGAGTGCATTCTTAATCGGTTCCATTATAGCTGCTTTTTCACCATCATTTGGTTTACTTATGTTTGCTCGAGTGATTCAAGCTATTGGGGCAGGTATTTTACTACCATTAATGCAATTCACTGTCTTCACCCTCTTTCCTTCTGAAAAACGAGGATTTGCCATGGGGCTTACAGGAATTGTTGCGCAATCAGCACCTGCAATTGGCCCTACATTAACTGGATTTCTCATAGACACCTTTAGTTGGAGAGCTCCTTTTATCGTAGTTGCAGCAATTGCTATCATTGCCTTTATTATTGGTATTATATTTGTCGAAAGTAATAACGAAACAAAACGTACAGAACTAGATAAAACGTCTGTTATGTATTCCACGTTTGGTTTTGGACTAATGCTTTACGGCTTTAGTAGTGCCGGTAATCTTGGTTTCTCTTCACCCATTGTTATCATTTCATTAATACTTGGTATTATCATCGTAGGTATCTTTGTCATGAGACAAATTAGAATCGATAACCCATTATTAAATATGCGTGTATTTGCAAATAGAACCTTTTCACTATCTGCATTCGCATCTATGGTACTATTTATCGGTATCGTAGGTCCGGCTTTATTAATACCCATGTATATTCAAACTGGTCTAGGACTGTCGGCTATCTTATCCGGACTCGTCATCTTGCCCGGAGCCATTGTCAATGCATTTATGTCCGTTTATACCGGCAAAATTTATGATAAATATGGTTTGAAAATATTAGCCGTACCTGGATTCATCATATTAATTATTATGACAATTTTACATTGTTTCTTAACTACAGACACACCTTATTGGTATGTTGTCATTATTTACGCTATCAGAATGTTTGCAGTAGCACTCATTATTATGCCGTTAAATACGATTGGTATTAACGCATTAGAAGCAAAAAATATTTCCCACGGCACTGCCATTATTAATTCTTTAAGAATCATTGCAGGCGCTATTGGTACAGCAGTTATGATTACAATATTAACGATTGTTAGATCTAATTACACTGAACATGTTAGTGGTTCGCAAAGTAAAACAGAAATCATGCAACATGCTACAGTGCTTGGTATCAATGCTGCATTTGCCTTCACGGCAATTTTAATGATCATCGGTTTCGTCTTAACCTTAATGATTCGCACTAAAAAAGAAACAATCAATAGCCGTGAAATTTAA